Proteins from a single region of Corynebacterium pseudogenitalium:
- a CDS encoding carbonic anhydrase → MSTEKTPREVWELLKAGNERFVASQETHPHRDPTWREQLRDGQNPIAAVVACSDSRVPVELLFDVGFGDIFVIRTAGGCVDAAVSASVEYAVEGLNVPLVMFLSHESCGAVGTALNAVETEEVPDGLVRVFVEKIVPSVLQSPTRDPKDVEVTHANLSAQHLIERVPVLAERLANGTVGVVAARYQLADGEVHPTMETFGIE, encoded by the coding sequence ATGAGTACAGAAAAGACGCCTCGTGAGGTGTGGGAACTCCTCAAGGCAGGAAATGAACGATTCGTTGCAAGCCAGGAGACTCACCCGCACCGCGACCCCACGTGGCGCGAACAGCTCCGCGACGGCCAGAACCCCATCGCCGCCGTCGTCGCCTGTTCGGATTCGCGCGTCCCAGTTGAGCTGCTTTTCGACGTCGGCTTCGGTGACATCTTCGTCATCCGCACAGCGGGCGGTTGCGTCGACGCCGCGGTGTCCGCCTCCGTCGAGTACGCGGTGGAAGGGCTGAACGTGCCGCTGGTGATGTTCCTGTCGCACGAGTCCTGCGGCGCGGTCGGCACGGCGCTCAACGCGGTGGAGACCGAGGAAGTCCCGGACGGGTTGGTGCGCGTGTTCGTGGAGAAGATCGTGCCGTCGGTGCTTCAGTCGCCCACGCGTGACCCGAAGGATGTTGAGGTCACCCACGCGAACTTGAGTGCGCAGCACCTCATTGAGCGCGTGCCGGTGCTCGCGGAGCGTTTGGCGAACGGCACTGTCGGCGTGGTGGCGGCACGCTACCAACTTGCCGATGGCGAGGTTCACCCGACCATGGAAACCTTCGGTATAGAGTAA
- a CDS encoding A/G-specific adenine glycosylase, whose translation MTEDVAKIRTNLQPAEIIPWYRANARELPWRAPGTSAWGVLLSEVMSHQTQVARVAPIWEEWMRRWPTPEAFAAAGADEVLRAWGSLGYPRRALRLLECARAITELHGGIVPRSVEELLALPGIGDYTARAVACFAYGENVPVVDTNVRRVVARAERGRPVAHPRKAELQEVAALLPDDGSEWDGPTFSVGLMELGALVCTATNPDCGACPVSRCAWVAAGKPEPNPEEQRKKKTQRFAGTDRQVRGKIMRVLRGASAPVPQRDIDVVWPDAAQRSRALFSLLEDGLAVQDDAGYFHLPR comes from the coding sequence ATGACTGAGGATGTGGCCAAAATTCGAACAAACCTCCAACCCGCCGAGATTATCCCGTGGTACCGCGCCAACGCACGCGAGCTTCCGTGGCGCGCACCAGGCACAAGCGCGTGGGGCGTGCTACTCAGCGAGGTGATGAGCCACCAGACGCAGGTGGCGCGCGTCGCCCCCATCTGGGAGGAGTGGATGCGCCGCTGGCCTACCCCGGAGGCCTTCGCGGCCGCCGGCGCCGACGAGGTGCTGCGCGCCTGGGGCAGCCTCGGCTACCCGCGTCGCGCGCTGCGTCTGCTGGAGTGCGCGCGAGCGATCACCGAGCTTCATGGAGGTATTGTTCCCCGCAGCGTCGAGGAGCTACTGGCGCTGCCCGGCATCGGCGATTACACGGCACGCGCAGTGGCCTGCTTTGCCTACGGGGAAAACGTGCCGGTGGTGGACACGAACGTGCGCCGGGTGGTCGCGCGCGCCGAGCGTGGTAGGCCCGTAGCGCACCCGCGCAAGGCGGAGCTTCAGGAGGTGGCGGCGCTGCTGCCCGACGACGGTTCGGAGTGGGACGGCCCAACCTTTTCGGTCGGCTTGATGGAGCTCGGTGCCCTCGTGTGCACCGCCACAAACCCGGACTGCGGGGCGTGCCCGGTCAGCCGCTGCGCGTGGGTGGCAGCGGGCAAGCCAGAGCCGAACCCGGAGGAGCAGCGCAAGAAGAAGACACAGCGCTTCGCCGGCACCGACCGGCAGGTGCGCGGCAAGATCATGCGGGTGCTGCGCGGCGCGTCCGCACCCGTGCCACAACGCGACATCGACGTGGTGTGGCCCGATGCAGCGCAACGCTCCCGCGCGCTATTTTCACTGCTTGAGGACGGCCTCGCCGTCCAAGACGACGCCGGCTACTTCCACCTACCGCGGTAA
- a CDS encoding DUF4236 domain-containing protein — MGIYYRKKHKVSKNSWLNFSKSGASASTKVGPVTFNSRGGVWVKLPGGFNYRGRWK; from the coding sequence ATGGGAATTTATTATCGCAAGAAGCACAAGGTGAGTAAGAACTCGTGGCTGAACTTCTCTAAGTCTGGTGCTTCGGCTTCCACGAAGGTCGGCCCTGTCACGTTCAACTCGCGCGGTGGCGTGTGGGTGAAGCTGCCCGGTGGGTTCAATTACCGCGGTAGGTGGAAGTAG
- the zupT gene encoding zinc transporter ZupT translates to MSSSVLVAFAMTLLAGISTGIGGIVVALKSSISDRFLAGSLGFSAGVMVYISLAELLPAGIESLDQGRAILGFFGGVALIAVIDKLVPHDINPHESIQGDEEKRAQAMRRAGVITGVAIALHNFPEGFATFMSALADPYLAIPIAVAIALHNIPEGVAVAVPLREATGRRWWAAGWATLSGLAEPLGALVGFLILAPFMGPTTMGYSFAVIAGIMVFISFDKLLPNAIATGHHHYSVYGVMGGMAIMAVSLMLLP, encoded by the coding sequence ATGAGTTCGAGCGTTTTGGTCGCCTTCGCGATGACCCTGCTAGCCGGCATCTCCACCGGCATCGGCGGAATTGTTGTTGCGCTCAAATCCTCCATCAGTGACAGGTTCCTCGCCGGCAGCCTGGGGTTCTCCGCAGGCGTGATGGTCTACATCTCGCTTGCGGAGCTCCTTCCCGCAGGTATCGAGTCGCTCGACCAGGGCCGCGCGATCCTCGGCTTCTTTGGCGGAGTGGCGCTGATCGCGGTGATCGACAAGCTGGTGCCGCACGACATCAACCCGCACGAAAGTATCCAGGGCGACGAGGAAAAACGCGCCCAAGCCATGCGGCGCGCAGGCGTCATCACCGGCGTGGCAATCGCGCTGCACAACTTCCCCGAGGGCTTCGCCACCTTCATGTCCGCACTCGCCGACCCGTACCTAGCCATCCCGATCGCCGTCGCCATCGCCCTGCACAACATCCCGGAAGGCGTCGCGGTCGCAGTCCCGCTGCGCGAGGCCACCGGCCGACGCTGGTGGGCCGCCGGGTGGGCCACACTCTCAGGGCTAGCGGAACCGCTCGGTGCGCTCGTCGGATTCCTCATCCTCGCACCCTTTATGGGGCCAACCACGATGGGCTACTCCTTCGCGGTGATCGCCGGGATCATGGTGTTCATCAGCTTCGACAAGCTACTGCCGAACGCGATTGCTACCGGGCACCACCACTACAGCGTCTACGGCGTCATGGGCGGCATGGCGATCATGGCCGTGAGCCTCATGCTGCTGCCCTGA
- a CDS encoding alpha/beta fold hydrolase, which yields MKHHWSKISLTIACAMALGASTAPIVDATPLSSESATSQRFTQRVKPQLVRYETTTEDGSRAPVTATLYDTPDAKGLVAFAPGTRGLGDHCAPSNSPAVLRTAHQKSVNIDYERGIVRKLVDAGYRVIVTDYVGLGTPGTHTYLNRVDQGHAVIDAARYAAHDGEKIAFWGYSQGGGASAAAAELVTDYAPDLNVVAAFVGAPPSDPLAVLEQATSKQISAVAGFAAVSFASTYPDFREALYAELNEEGVDTLEALSNACMAKAPRVAPKPFTEYTKSGESLAELAQANATLRARLDQNKLGRVPTSMPTLALTNPADDLVPSPQVTQLARDYCSLGTPVEYRAVAMQGVRPEAPFANVDGSAHTLPLYLESSNAITWLNERFDPNAAPFTATCPIPNTPPTQSDHLILQYTNETIGAIFLGILGVLSAVGMGAWLTSTGLTHLFT from the coding sequence ATGAAACATCATTGGTCAAAAATTTCCCTGACCATAGCCTGCGCTATGGCCCTCGGCGCCTCGACAGCGCCCATCGTTGACGCCACCCCACTTTCATCCGAGAGCGCCACCTCCCAGCGCTTCACGCAACGTGTGAAGCCGCAGCTCGTCCGCTACGAAACCACCACCGAGGACGGCTCCCGCGCCCCCGTCACCGCCACCCTCTACGACACCCCCGACGCCAAAGGGCTCGTCGCATTCGCCCCCGGCACCCGCGGCCTCGGCGACCACTGCGCCCCGAGCAACAGCCCCGCCGTCCTGCGCACGGCCCACCAAAAATCAGTCAACATCGACTACGAGCGCGGCATCGTGCGCAAGCTTGTCGACGCCGGCTACCGCGTCATCGTCACCGACTACGTCGGCCTCGGCACCCCAGGCACGCACACCTACCTCAACCGCGTCGACCAAGGCCACGCCGTCATCGACGCCGCCCGCTACGCCGCACACGACGGCGAAAAAATCGCCTTCTGGGGCTACTCCCAAGGCGGTGGCGCCTCCGCAGCAGCAGCCGAACTCGTCACTGACTACGCCCCCGATCTCAACGTCGTCGCCGCCTTCGTCGGCGCCCCACCCTCCGACCCACTGGCCGTGCTCGAGCAAGCAACCAGCAAACAAATCAGTGCCGTCGCCGGCTTCGCCGCTGTCAGCTTCGCGTCCACCTACCCTGACTTCCGCGAAGCTCTCTACGCCGAACTCAACGAAGAAGGCGTCGACACGCTCGAGGCACTCTCCAATGCCTGCATGGCGAAGGCACCCCGCGTCGCGCCGAAACCCTTCACCGAGTACACCAAGAGCGGCGAAAGCCTCGCCGAACTCGCCCAGGCCAACGCGACCCTGCGGGCGCGCCTCGACCAGAACAAACTCGGCCGCGTGCCCACGAGCATGCCGACCCTCGCGCTCACCAACCCCGCCGACGACCTCGTCCCCTCCCCACAAGTGACCCAGCTCGCCCGCGACTACTGCAGCCTGGGCACACCGGTGGAATACCGAGCAGTTGCCATGCAAGGTGTCCGCCCCGAAGCGCCCTTCGCCAATGTCGACGGCTCCGCCCACACTCTGCCCCTCTACCTCGAATCCTCTAACGCCATCACCTGGCTCAACGAGCGCTTCGACCCCAACGCCGCCCCCTTCACAGCCACCTGCCCCATCCCCAACACCCCACCAACCCAGTCCGACCACCTCATCCTGCAGTACACCAACGAAACCATCGGCGCGATCTTCCTCGGCATCCTCGGCGTGCTCAGCGCCGTTGGGATGGGCGCCTGGCTCACCAGCACAGGACTGACGCATCTTTTCACCTAA
- a CDS encoding lipase family protein has protein sequence MLHRPVISAVCVLALAASLAPSAAASSLDPLSSVAEVGSSAIKSAFRPAPKVVRYETTTESGTRAPVTATLYDRDNAKGLVVIAPGTRGMADHCAPSKNTSLTSSDSGTSFSVDYERPMAHMLLDAGYRVIVTDYVGLGTPGTHTYLNRVDQGHAVIDAARYAAHAGEKVAFWGYSQGGGASGAAAELVADYAPELNVVAAFVGAPPADPLAVLEQSHGPLITPVAGFAAVSYSSTYPDFRDALYAELNEEGVRTLDALSKACILDAVRIAPKEFKAYTKRGVNLAKLAHDNPVLRARLDQNKLGRVPTKVPTLVLTNPDDDMVPAPQAVQLARNYCALGSPVEYRSVAIPGTRSTPLDSGSSTTPFANFAGAGHALPIVLETAHVITWLDERFDPNAPAFTPNCNIPDDTSINTASNYQYTGPVADAILFGIFAVLSAVGLGAWLVGSGLPNPALVWSHQIR, from the coding sequence GTGCTGCATCGTCCTGTGATCTCCGCTGTGTGCGTCCTCGCGCTCGCCGCTTCCCTCGCCCCCTCCGCCGCCGCTAGCTCGCTCGACCCGCTGAGCTCTGTGGCGGAGGTGGGCTCCTCCGCCATCAAATCCGCCTTCCGCCCCGCGCCGAAAGTCGTGCGCTACGAAACCACCACCGAGTCCGGCACGCGCGCGCCAGTTACCGCCACCCTCTACGACAGGGACAACGCGAAGGGGCTCGTCGTGATCGCGCCCGGCACCCGCGGCATGGCTGACCACTGCGCACCCAGCAAGAACACCTCACTGACGTCCTCCGACTCTGGGACCTCCTTCAGCGTCGACTACGAGCGCCCCATGGCCCACATGCTTCTCGACGCCGGCTACCGCGTCATCGTCACCGACTACGTCGGCCTCGGCACCCCAGGCACGCACACGTACCTCAACCGCGTCGACCAGGGACACGCCGTCATCGACGCCGCCCGCTACGCCGCCCACGCCGGCGAAAAAGTCGCGTTCTGGGGCTACTCGCAAGGCGGCGGCGCATCCGGCGCGGCAGCCGAACTCGTCGCCGACTACGCCCCCGAACTCAACGTGGTCGCCGCCTTCGTCGGCGCCCCACCAGCCGACCCACTGGCCGTGCTCGAGCAGTCCCACGGACCCCTGATCACCCCAGTCGCTGGTTTCGCCGCCGTCTCCTACTCCTCCACCTACCCCGACTTCCGCGACGCCCTCTACGCCGAACTCAACGAGGAAGGCGTGCGCACCCTCGACGCCCTGTCCAAGGCGTGCATCCTCGACGCCGTCCGAATCGCGCCCAAGGAATTCAAGGCCTACACGAAACGTGGCGTCAACCTGGCCAAACTCGCCCACGACAATCCCGTCCTGCGAGCCCGCCTCGACCAGAACAAGCTCGGCCGCGTCCCCACCAAAGTCCCAACGCTGGTGCTCACCAACCCCGACGACGACATGGTCCCCGCCCCACAAGCCGTCCAACTCGCCCGCAACTACTGCGCGCTCGGCTCACCCGTGGAGTACCGCAGCGTCGCAATCCCCGGCACCCGATCCACACCACTCGACTCAGGGTCCTCCACCACCCCATTCGCAAACTTCGCCGGCGCCGGCCACGCCCTGCCAATCGTCCTCGAGACCGCCCACGTGATCACCTGGCTCGACGAGCGCTTCGACCCGAATGCGCCAGCCTTCACCCCGAACTGCAACATCCCAGACGACACCTCCATCAACACCGCCTCGAACTACCAGTACACCGGCCCAGTCGCCGACGCCATCCTCTTCGGCATCTTCGCTGTACTCAGCGCTGTAGGTTTAGGCGCCTGGCTGGTCGGCTCCGGCCTGCCGAACCCGGCCTTGGTGTGGTCGCACCAAATTCGCTGA
- a CDS encoding ATP-dependent Clp protease ATP-binding subunit: MFERFTDRARRVIVLAQEEARELNHNFMGTEHILLGLIKEGEGVAAKALESMGINLDDVRSEVIEIIGHGTQPVTDQIPFTPRAKKVLELSLREGLQMGHKYIGTEFLLLGLIREGDGVAAQVLIKLGADLPRVRQQVIQLLSGYEGGEAQNPETPQGGGPGFAGAGQGPGIMGGPRPGQQGERSNSLVLDQFGRNLTAAAREGKLDPVVGRDKEIERIMQVLSRRTKNNPVLIGEPGVGKTAVVEGLALDIANGNVPETLKDKQVYSLDLGSLVAGSRYRGDFEERLKKVLKEINQRGDIILFIDEIHTLVGAGAAEGAIDAASLLKPKLARGELQTIGATTLDEYRKHIEKDAALERRFQPVQVDEPSVEDTVTILRGLRDRYEAHHRVSYTDDALKAAATLADRYINDRFLPDKAVDLLDEAGARMRIKRMTAPSELREVDERIADVRREKEAAIDAQDFEKAAGLRDTERKLGEERKEKEKKWRSDDLEEIAEVGEDQIADVLAHWTGIPVFKLTESESSRLLNMESELHKRIIGQDEAVRALSRSIRRTRAGLKDPKRPSGSFIFAGPSGVGKTELSKALAEFLFGDEDSLIQVDMGEFHDRFTASRLFGAPPGYVGYEEGGQLTEKVRRKPFSVVLFDEIEKAHKEIYNTLLQVLEEGHVTDGQGRMVDFKNTVLIFTSNLGTGDISKPVGLGFTGNTATDADAQYERMKNKVHDELKKHFRPEFLNRIDEIVVFRQLTQEEIVQMVDLLISRVDTNLAAQDMGIELTEKAKNLLAIRGFDPVLGARPLRRTIQREIEDLLSEKILFGEIGAGEIITVDVEGWDGDIEAARNTRGKAAPDATFTFTPRPRPLPAETFGEDAASEEPEEKAVRDIAPSDGTPETEASQFPDERAESGPEPDSDSDSDGRGPEPV, translated from the coding sequence TTGTTTGAGAGGTTTACCGATAGGGCCCGCCGCGTCATCGTCTTAGCCCAGGAGGAGGCGCGCGAGCTGAACCATAACTTCATGGGTACCGAGCACATCCTGCTCGGACTTATTAAAGAAGGCGAAGGCGTCGCAGCAAAGGCGCTCGAGTCCATGGGTATCAATCTTGACGACGTCCGCTCCGAAGTCATCGAGATCATCGGGCATGGCACGCAGCCAGTCACTGACCAGATCCCATTTACCCCACGCGCCAAGAAGGTACTGGAGCTCTCCCTGCGCGAAGGCCTGCAGATGGGGCACAAGTACATCGGCACCGAGTTCCTGCTGCTCGGCCTCATCCGCGAGGGCGATGGCGTCGCAGCCCAGGTGCTGATTAAGCTCGGCGCCGACCTGCCACGCGTGCGCCAGCAGGTCATCCAGCTGCTCTCCGGCTACGAGGGCGGCGAAGCACAGAACCCGGAGACCCCGCAGGGCGGCGGCCCCGGCTTCGCGGGCGCCGGTCAGGGCCCTGGCATCATGGGTGGGCCGCGCCCGGGCCAGCAGGGCGAGCGTTCCAACTCGCTCGTGCTCGACCAGTTCGGCCGCAACCTCACCGCAGCAGCCCGCGAGGGCAAGCTCGACCCGGTGGTCGGACGCGACAAGGAAATCGAGCGCATCATGCAGGTGCTCTCGCGCCGCACCAAGAACAACCCGGTGCTGATTGGTGAGCCGGGCGTCGGCAAGACTGCCGTCGTGGAGGGCCTCGCGCTCGACATTGCGAACGGCAACGTCCCCGAAACGCTGAAGGACAAGCAGGTCTACTCCCTCGACCTTGGCTCCCTGGTTGCAGGCTCACGCTACCGCGGTGACTTCGAGGAGCGCCTGAAGAAGGTACTCAAGGAGATCAACCAGCGCGGCGACATCATCCTGTTCATCGACGAGATCCACACCCTCGTCGGCGCCGGCGCTGCCGAAGGCGCCATCGACGCTGCCTCGCTGCTCAAGCCGAAGCTGGCACGTGGCGAACTCCAGACCATCGGTGCGACCACGCTCGACGAGTACCGCAAGCACATCGAGAAGGACGCCGCCCTCGAGCGCCGCTTCCAGCCCGTCCAGGTCGACGAGCCGTCCGTCGAGGACACCGTCACCATCCTGCGTGGCCTGCGCGACCGCTACGAGGCGCACCACCGCGTCTCCTACACGGACGACGCCCTCAAGGCCGCCGCCACCCTCGCAGATCGCTACATCAACGACCGCTTCCTGCCGGATAAGGCCGTCGACCTCCTCGACGAGGCCGGTGCCCGCATGCGCATCAAGCGCATGACCGCGCCTTCCGAGCTGCGCGAAGTCGACGAGCGCATCGCCGACGTCCGTCGCGAGAAGGAAGCCGCCATCGACGCCCAGGACTTCGAGAAGGCGGCTGGCCTGCGCGATACCGAACGCAAGCTCGGCGAGGAGCGCAAGGAGAAGGAAAAGAAGTGGCGCTCCGACGACCTCGAGGAAATCGCCGAGGTTGGTGAAGACCAGATCGCCGATGTGCTCGCGCACTGGACCGGCATCCCAGTCTTCAAACTCACCGAGTCCGAGTCCTCGCGCCTGCTCAACATGGAGTCCGAGCTGCACAAGCGCATCATCGGCCAGGACGAAGCCGTCCGCGCCCTGTCGCGCTCCATCCGACGCACCCGTGCCGGCCTCAAGGACCCGAAGCGCCCATCCGGCTCCTTCATCTTCGCCGGCCCGTCCGGCGTTGGTAAGACGGAGCTGTCCAAGGCACTTGCCGAGTTCCTCTTCGGCGACGAGGACTCCCTCATTCAGGTCGACATGGGCGAGTTCCACGACCGCTTCACCGCCTCCCGCCTCTTCGGCGCCCCTCCGGGATACGTCGGCTACGAGGAGGGCGGCCAGCTCACCGAGAAGGTCCGCCGCAAGCCGTTCTCGGTGGTCCTCTTCGACGAGATCGAGAAGGCGCACAAGGAGATCTACAACACGCTGCTCCAGGTGCTCGAGGAAGGCCACGTCACTGACGGCCAGGGCCGTATGGTGGACTTCAAGAACACCGTGCTCATCTTCACCTCCAACCTGGGTACTGGCGACATCTCCAAGCCAGTCGGCCTCGGCTTCACCGGCAACACCGCCACCGACGCCGATGCCCAGTACGAGCGCATGAAGAACAAGGTCCACGACGAGCTGAAGAAGCACTTCCGTCCAGAGTTCCTCAACCGCATCGACGAGATTGTGGTCTTCCGCCAGCTGACCCAGGAAGAAATCGTGCAGATGGTGGACCTGCTCATCAGCCGCGTGGACACCAACCTGGCCGCGCAGGACATGGGCATCGAGCTCACCGAGAAGGCCAAGAACCTCCTGGCCATCCGCGGCTTCGACCCAGTGCTCGGTGCGCGCCCGCTGCGTCGCACCATCCAGCGCGAGATCGAGGACCTGCTTTCGGAGAAGATCCTGTTCGGCGAGATCGGCGCCGGCGAGATCATCACCGTCGACGTCGAAGGCTGGGACGGCGACATCGAAGCCGCCCGCAACACCCGTGGCAAGGCAGCACCGGACGCAACCTTCACGTTCACCCCGCGCCCACGCCCGCTGCCAGCGGAAACGTTCGGCGAGGATGCTGCGTCCGAGGAGCCTGAAGAGAAGGCCGTGCGTGACATCGCCCCTTCCGATGGCACCCCGGAGACCGAGGCCTCCCAGTTCCCGGACGAGCGCGCAGAGTCTGGTCCTGAGCCTGACTCCGACTCCGATTCCGACGGTCGGGGACCTGAACCGGTCTAA
- the ptsP gene encoding phosphoenolpyruvate--protein phosphotransferase produces MTDRTVLYGIGVSAGTASGPVAVVTPAVGIDEHEQPCTDPDADGERVVAVLEEVSASLTARAEHANSETSKAVLEATAALAKDRGLVRGIKKELKKGTGVTKAVHDAVEAYAAKFRKLGGYMAERVTDLYDIRDRATARLRGLPEPGVPALTEPSVLVANDLAPAETATLDPALVVGIVTEAGGATSHTAILAAQLGIPAAVQVKGITEALVDAPAIALDGGVGEVIVAPNESDVAELEERSRRRAAALAGSSGEGATRDGYRVKLLANIGTADDAAKASGYDLEGSGLFRTEFLFLDRDSAPSVEEQTETYTKVLRAFGDRRVVVRTLDAGADKPLSFADLGEEENPALGRRGLRLSMAREDLLDDQLKALAAARKAVPEAELWVMAPMVATVEETRWFTERARAHGLPKVGVMVETPAAAIRSSHILDIADFASIGTNDLSQYTMAADRMQGELAELLTPWQPATLAMIRETCRGGEATGKSIGVCGEAGGDPLMALVLVGLGVSSLSMAPGKVNAVRAALRLHDRDTCRQMANFAVDAPTAKEARENVLKIADPVLRDLL; encoded by the coding sequence ATGACTGACCGCACCGTCTTGTATGGGATCGGGGTTTCCGCAGGTACCGCCTCTGGCCCGGTCGCAGTTGTTACACCCGCCGTTGGTATCGACGAGCACGAACAACCATGCACCGACCCTGACGCCGACGGCGAGCGTGTCGTCGCGGTCTTGGAAGAAGTCTCCGCGTCCTTGACGGCGCGCGCAGAGCACGCAAACTCTGAGACATCCAAGGCTGTCCTTGAGGCCACCGCCGCCTTGGCGAAGGACCGCGGCCTGGTGCGCGGCATTAAGAAGGAACTGAAGAAGGGGACCGGCGTGACCAAGGCGGTCCACGACGCGGTGGAGGCGTACGCGGCGAAGTTCCGCAAGCTCGGCGGCTACATGGCTGAGCGCGTCACCGACCTCTACGACATCCGCGACCGCGCCACCGCGCGCCTGCGCGGGCTGCCGGAGCCGGGCGTTCCAGCGCTGACCGAGCCGTCCGTGCTCGTCGCGAACGACCTTGCACCGGCTGAGACCGCGACGTTGGATCCAGCGTTGGTCGTCGGCATCGTGACGGAGGCCGGCGGCGCGACATCGCATACGGCGATCCTCGCCGCGCAGCTCGGCATCCCCGCAGCGGTGCAGGTCAAGGGCATTACTGAGGCGCTTGTCGACGCCCCAGCGATCGCGCTTGACGGCGGCGTCGGCGAGGTGATCGTCGCCCCGAACGAGTCGGACGTCGCCGAGCTCGAGGAGCGCTCCCGCCGCCGCGCCGCAGCCCTGGCAGGCTCCTCCGGCGAGGGTGCCACCCGCGACGGCTACCGCGTGAAGCTGCTGGCCAACATCGGCACCGCGGACGATGCCGCGAAGGCCTCTGGCTACGACCTGGAAGGCTCCGGCCTGTTCCGCACCGAGTTCCTCTTCCTGGACCGCGATTCCGCCCCGAGCGTCGAGGAGCAGACCGAGACGTACACCAAGGTGCTGCGCGCATTCGGTGACCGCCGCGTCGTCGTGCGCACCCTGGACGCAGGCGCCGACAAGCCGCTGTCCTTCGCCGACCTCGGCGAGGAAGAGAACCCGGCACTGGGCCGTCGCGGCCTGCGCCTGTCCATGGCCCGCGAAGACCTCCTCGACGACCAGCTCAAGGCGCTGGCCGCAGCACGCAAGGCTGTCCCGGAGGCTGAACTGTGGGTCATGGCCCCAATGGTGGCCACGGTGGAGGAGACCCGCTGGTTCACCGAGCGCGCACGCGCCCACGGCCTGCCGAAGGTCGGCGTGATGGTGGAGACCCCCGCGGCCGCGATCCGCTCCTCCCACATCCTGGACATCGCGGACTTCGCATCCATCGGCACCAATGACCTGTCGCAGTACACCATGGCCGCCGACCGCATGCAGGGCGAGCTCGCAGAGCTGCTCACCCCGTGGCAGCCAGCAACGCTGGCCATGATCCGTGAGACCTGCCGCGGCGGCGAAGCCACCGGCAAGTCCATCGGCGTGTGCGGCGAGGCAGGCGGCGACCCGCTCATGGCGCTCGTCCTCGTCGGCCTGGGCGTGAGCTCCCTGTCCATGGCGCCGGGCAAGGTCAACGCGGTGCGCGCCGCGCTACGCCTGCACGACCGCGACACCTGCCGCCAGATGGCAAACTTTGCCGTCGACGCCCCGACCGCGAAGGAAGCACGCGAGAACGTGCTCAAGATCGCGGATCCGGTGCTGCGCGACCTGCTCTAA
- a CDS encoding PRD domain-containing protein yields MQILRIFNNNVVLARRGSEDVVVTGRGIAFGAKKGDVLDESKVQRVFVPADGRDPDHSGQMIAGLPAEDIHRVTAALEAVGAKPSITLVTAVTDHIINALERASRGEEIAYPLRAEVQHLYPAEYAQGERLLEHINILFDATLPTTEATALAMHLVNAGFNTGDLAHTYRMTGLIQQMMQIIAAEFGVEFEAASINVARFITHIRYLFVRLEQGKQLERGNSPLARELTRSYPREVECARKVAAVVELRFDTALTEDEIAYLALHIARLSAYHQM; encoded by the coding sequence ATGCAAATACTGCGCATCTTTAACAACAACGTCGTCCTGGCCCGCCGCGGGTCGGAGGATGTTGTGGTGACCGGTCGGGGCATCGCCTTTGGGGCAAAGAAAGGCGACGTCCTCGACGAGTCGAAGGTGCAGCGAGTATTTGTTCCGGCGGATGGTCGGGACCCGGACCACTCCGGCCAAATGATTGCCGGGCTTCCCGCCGAAGATATACACCGTGTGACCGCAGCGTTGGAGGCCGTGGGCGCAAAGCCCAGCATCACGCTGGTCACCGCGGTGACGGACCACATTATTAATGCACTTGAGCGGGCCTCCCGCGGCGAAGAGATCGCCTACCCGTTGCGCGCCGAGGTCCAGCACTTGTACCCAGCAGAGTATGCACAGGGCGAACGCCTGCTGGAGCACATCAACATTCTTTTCGACGCCACCCTGCCCACCACCGAAGCCACCGCGCTTGCGATGCACCTGGTCAACGCCGGTTTCAACACCGGTGACCTGGCGCATACGTACCGGATGACGGGGTTGATTCAGCAGATGATGCAGATCATTGCGGCTGAGTTTGGGGTGGAGTTCGAAGCGGCGTCGATAAATGTGGCCCGGTTTATTACACACATTCGTTATTTGTTTGTTCGCCTTGAGCAGGGGAAACAACTCGAGCGCGGAAATTCTCCGCTGGCGCGTGAGTTGACGCGCAGTTACCCGAGGGAAGTTGAGTGCGCCCGAAAAGTGGCCGCTGTAGTGGAGCTTCGCTTCGATACAGCGTTGACAGAAGATGAAATTGCGTACCTTGCTCTGCACATTGCGCGCCTCAGCGCGTACCATCAAATGTAA